A genomic region of Nodularia sp. LEGE 06071 contains the following coding sequences:
- a CDS encoding tetratricopeptide repeat protein translates to MTQAFNQVQEWEQRRNEASRYYKQGQFQEYLSFASENLQLARAIPDRAREGHTLNDIGLAHLSCCQPLQALECFQQARLVATELGNRRAEAIALSNLGSTYSRLGRLTRALEYFDQALRIFRDLQDIPGEVSTLNDVALIYSKLGKPKRSLLLQYQILAMRRTLGDFSGEATTLNGIGYAYSTLGKYEQALQFLQAALPIQRAVKNVMGEATTLNNIASVYGDLGEPKKALLLYYQVLWTRRAINDRAGEGTTLQNIGFTYNMLANHRQAMKYYQEAIAIYQQIGDCLGEISTLLNMGNCYAQTKRKKLALSYYQNAQDLAKAIESQPLLQKVQQFMNAL, encoded by the coding sequence ATGACGCAAGCTTTTAATCAAGTCCAAGAGTGGGAACAACGCCGTAACGAAGCCAGCCGCTACTACAAACAGGGGCAGTTTCAAGAATATCTCAGTTTTGCCAGTGAAAATTTACAGTTAGCCAGAGCAATTCCAGACCGAGCCAGAGAAGGCCATACATTGAATGATATTGGTTTGGCTCATCTGAGTTGTTGCCAACCGCTACAAGCGTTAGAGTGTTTTCAGCAAGCCCGTTTGGTAGCTACAGAACTTGGTAACAGGCGAGCCGAGGCGATCGCACTTAGCAATCTCGGTTCTACCTACAGCCGTTTGGGGCGTTTGACGCGAGCGTTGGAGTATTTTGATCAAGCATTACGAATCTTCCGAGATTTGCAAGATATTCCCGGCGAAGTTTCTACTCTCAATGATGTTGCACTAATTTATAGCAAGTTGGGCAAACCCAAGCGATCGCTGTTGCTACAGTACCAAATTTTGGCGATGCGTCGCACACTAGGCGATTTTTCTGGTGAAGCCACTACCCTCAATGGTATTGGTTATGCTTACAGCACTTTAGGCAAGTATGAGCAAGCTTTACAATTTTTGCAAGCAGCGCTGCCAATTCAACGCGCTGTCAAGAATGTCATGGGCGAAGCTACTACCTTAAATAATATTGCTTCTGTCTATGGTGATTTGGGAGAACCTAAAAAAGCACTGTTACTTTACTATCAAGTTTTGTGGACACGTCGGGCAATAAATGATCGCGCTGGTGAAGGAACAACTCTACAAAATATTGGTTTTACCTACAATATGTTGGCTAATCACCGTCAGGCGATGAAATATTACCAGGAAGCGATCGCGATTTATCAACAAATTGGTGATTGTCTGGGTGAAATTTCCACGCTGCTGAATATGGGTAACTGTTACGCTCAGACCAAACGCAAAAAGTTAGCGCTGTCTTACTACCAGAATGCTCAAGATTTAGCGAAAGCCATCGAATCTCAGCCACTCTTGCAAAAGGTTCAGCAGTTTATGAATGCTCTTTAA